The sequence AACCCAGAAAAAAGAAGAAGCAAACAAGCCTAACACAATTACTCAATAGTGTCCTTGTCATTCATATCTTTCATTAAAGAGCAAAACCGATCTAACTCCGAACTCGAAACACCTAGCGAATCCCCCTGTCCTCTTCATCGTCATTTAGACGAAACACCTAGCGAATCCCCCTGTACATCATTCTTTTTACGCGAGCCACAAATTAAACCACCTTTGATGGCCCAACCGCATCCGTCCCAACAAAATCGATACCCCTCACTTCATCAGTCGCTGCAACAACATTGTCCACATCAACAACAAGAACCGAACCAAAGTCACAACCGAAAACAACCGTGTTGCAAGATTTAGTTAAGTTTTGGAAACTAATACTAATGCTTATCTATAGCTTTTAGTAATGAAGAAACTATGTCCAAACTGCAATAAAAGTAATTAGCCTTTATTCCAAACATTCATACTCAGCATCCTTGGTTCTTTAGCGAGTTACTGTTGATACTGCGATACCATATTTTTAGACCCTAGTCATCAGATTGCTACCTCTATAATACACACTTTATAACaccataataataaaaaaatatcacAAACTTCACAACATTTCTAACTCAGCATCTAATCTAAAGTTGCATTATCAAAATGAGGAGGACCACCAAAACAAATTATTAAGATCAGCACAATAACATGCGGTGTCAACTGAACAACTGAACAGTCAAAATCATACTCATTTTCTTCACGACCATCACGCCATTAAATGTCttcaattattaaagtaaaagttgaACACAACATCGATCATATCACGTTTTATTATTGGTGAAATATCTAATCCCACTTGTGCGTTATGCACAACAAACATACATACAACCTGACCCCAACTAACACTACACGACACCAGACAGAAGGCTGTTGTTTGACCTTTGAAGTCAAACCCGAAATGATCCTGGAAGAAACCTAACCAGGTTAACTTATTTTATCCCTAAGTTTTATACAAAGAGCACCCCCTTACATTCATTTAGAGCATTCTACTTTACACCTATATAACTAATTCATTAGATAATACAGTAATTAACTTACATACGGGGTCGATAACACAGAGTGCGTAAAAGTGTTCAAATCGATACACTGTTTGGAACACCTCTGCAAGTTACACCGGGCTGTGAACTAGGTGCAAGAAGTTCATATGGCAAAACTCCAGCCCCACATCGATTCTTTAAACGCCTGTCCCGATTCCTTCTCTCAATCTCCTTCTCTATCCTCTGAATCTCTGTCGAAAACCCGTAAAATGCTTCGACCATTTCTGCATCACCAGACCAAGTGTCGGGTTGTTGTCTCTCACCGATATACTCTTCATCCGGTGAGTGAGTAGACAATGTATCCACCACCGCCATGTACTTTGTCGATTGCAACAAACTTGGTAATGCTGATAAGAAGTATTTTTGTGGGTCCTCAAGGAAGCTCGCGTATTCAGGATCGTTTTCATCCGGAACCAAACGCCGCATTAACGGAGGTCGGTTCGGTACGTAACCACCATATGGGTATTGACCGAAGTTAAGGGCCGCATGTTGGGCTGACGCTAGCCAGATTAAGGTGGTCAAGATGCCAGTGAGGTCATCGGCATTGGACAATGTGGGCCACCAATTCTCGTGGCGGAGATCAGCATGGCCCACATTGATTGACTCGGCGTACCAGGCTTGGAGCTCTCGGTCATTGCAGACATGTGATGGGTCGGGGTAATATCGGCTTACATACGTATGAACCCAGTTTTGTATGGCTTCCCAGATCAAGAGCCCATCACAAGCATATGGGTAGTCTTCAATGAGAAGCTTTAGACCATGTCGTTGACTTGGGTCTCGAACCGCCATACCCCTGTATGCATAGTAAGACCAGACACAGTTAACACTTAACGTTAGGGTTGGTCAATGTGTCAAAATGGATAACTTTTGTAAGAAAATACAAAGAGTATCGATAATCTAGTTTTTGATACCTTCTGATGAGATCAGCTGGAAGCCCTTCCAAATCGAACCGCCACTGCTTGTACGCAGCAGCACTTATCTCCATGCAGTAGCGTCCAGGAGTAAAACCTTGCTCTATGACCCCATCGGCATTGATCAGGTTCTGGCGGGCCACGGCATTGATCTCCAGCGTGTATCTCATATGTGGGTCCAAGAGCTTATATATCGGGTGCATAGCACTCAATTGCCTATGTGCAGACAGTATAAATGGTTCCATAGTTGCATGTGTTCGTAACCTATATACATAAAGACAATTCAGTAACTTCTTAAGGCCGGTTCAGAATTCAGTTAGAGTTGGTGTTATTGACCCATTTACAATGGATGGCTGGGATTCAGGTTATGCTTTATCAGCAACAGGGTAAAATGAAAAGCTATGCAGCACGAAAACATGTCAAAAGTCAGCCAAAGTGTACTTTATtgttttgacccattacccaatCCACCCGACTAGCTCATTTTGCCACCTATAAACTTAGTGGATAAACGTATAGAAAAGACGTTTTGGTCTGCTTACCAGTGGTTTGAAAGCTGGTGAACACCGGCATCATTAGAGCAGACATGAGCTTTGGCCAGTTGCCACGTCCAGTTGCTAGTGGCGTCTATTGGAGGTGTGACCACACGTTTACACTGTGAGCCAGGTAGAGCACGTGGTAAGCTAAGCTCGATTGCAATGGGCTTAAGTGTGCCTGATGGGTTCAAGAAAAAGACTGTACGCGTTGCGTACGTTTTACGCCCATCAAGTGCATTTATACGGTCCAGAAAAGGTAGGTATATGTCATGGTAGTCAATTATGAAGAGCTTATCTTCCTCAATAGCCTGTCAAACATGGACGATGTATTAGTTCATAAATACTCAATAATGAGTTGTAACTCATTAACAAAAGTTTAAATCACAAATAATACGAAGCCTAATACCTGCTGTACAGTCATGCCATTAAGATAACCCGATATGTGTTCTTCCTTGAGGGCGGACTCTTGTGGGCCATAGATTTCAGGTTCGAGTTGACTCACTGGCGGAAAAACTTTAAGTTTCTCGATGTTGATAGGGTTGACTCCCGCGAGCGATTGGCGAGCAAATTCATCATCACGTAACCATGAGAACCTGTCCTCTGCACATACAAGAAAATAATATAAAGTTCTACAAGTGTTTTGCATCTTCACAGTTAAAGTGGAGGTAGCATTTTTACACATTTACTAACGTG comes from Rutidosis leptorrhynchoides isolate AG116_Rl617_1_P2 chromosome 4, CSIRO_AGI_Rlap_v1, whole genome shotgun sequence and encodes:
- the LOC139839845 gene encoding lipoxygenase 1, chloroplastic-like, with protein sequence MALAKEFMGRSVIEKPSFLPSHILLNSINHNHHNQFSVNPNIRSNSGRIKKTVRVPLLVKAAISEDLANKLVKPEKAVTFNVRAVLTVRNKYQEDFKETLVKKIDALTDQIGRNVALELYSNDIDPKTRAPKKSKEAVLKDWSKKSNLKSEKVNYTSDILVDSDFGIPGAITISNKHQQEFYLESITIEGFACGPVYFPCNSWVQSTNDHPHPRIFFSNQPYLPDETPAGLKLLREKELQLLRGDGKGVRKLSDRVYDYDVYNDLGNPDRGTDFIRPSLGGPKIPYPRRCRTGRLPTDTDILAESRVEKPFPLYVPRDEQFDESKQNTFSTSRLKAVLHNLLPSMVANISKKHDFKGFSQIESLYSEGVQLKLGLQDDVIKKLRLPNLVTRLHESSQGGGLLKYNTPKILSKDRFSWLRDDEFARQSLAGVNPINIEKLKVFPPVSQLEPEIYGPQESALKEEHISGYLNGMTVQQAIEEDKLFIIDYHDIYLPFLDRINALDGRKTYATRTVFFLNPSGTLKPIAIELSLPRALPGSQCKRVVTPPIDATSNWTWQLAKAHVCSNDAGVHQLSNHWLRTHATMEPFILSAHRQLSAMHPIYKLLDPHMRYTLEINAVARQNLINADGVIEQGFTPGRYCMEISAAAYKQWRFDLEGLPADLIRRGMAVRDPSQRHGLKLLIEDYPYACDGLLIWEAIQNWVHTYVSRYYPDPSHVCNDRELQAWYAESINVGHADLRHENWWPTLSNADDLTGILTTLIWLASAQHAALNFGQYPYGGYVPNRPPLMRRLVPDENDPEYASFLEDPQKYFLSALPSLLQSTKYMAVVDTLSTHSPDEEYIGERQQPDTWSGDAEMVEAFYGFSTEIQRIEKEIERRNRDRRLKNRCGAGVLPYELLAPSSQPGVTCRGVPNSVSI